TAATACAGTAGAAAATGCAAAGTCATTGTTATAGGGAATGGTTTAAAGTAGACATATGGGTCACTCAGGTGGAATGAGGGAGtacaaataattattgtaagtttactgttatttttttattctatatgtattattttatttataaggATGCATTAGTGTATGATGATTgagtatataaaaacatttgataaccaaaataaaatcaatacatGCACTGCCATTgtcaaatcaaataattatcCATTCTTTTTTCAGAAAAGCTACATAGGTCCTTCAAcaacataaatacaaaaatgatcTATGCAAAATAtatcttaaaataatttaatatgttAACTTCACAATCACAGAATTTAGTGTATTGGTCCTTTATGTATTCATGTAAAATGACTTCAGTCAGATTTCTTTGTAGCCTACCTTGTCCACTTTCACCAATGGTACTAAATAGGGCACTCCCCCAACATCTGTAATGCGTGGACTGCCGCACAACCCTGTAAGAGGTAAAGAGCAGCTTCATATAAGGTTGTTGGTAACTCAGAGCGTAACAGGGGAAATGCAAGGCAATACAatttaaacaacaacataatatgCATATCTCAATAATGATTACAAACGGAATAAACCATAAATTACCAATAAACAAGTGTCAAATCAAAGACTACCTGAAACAACACTACAAACACCCCTCTGTTGACTTCATGAACTAATGCTTGCTATGGTTAAAAacctaatgtttttttctggtttgTATTGTCTTCTTTCCAGACCTGAATTTTGATGTCAGTGAAATTATTATGTAGAATTTACACGTTGAGTTTCTTGATTTTTCCACCTAGCTTGTTAAAATGTATCTACTAACTTTAAGTTGATCTGAATCAGACAGTCATCTActgtaaatgaataaataatagcctacatttatgACCATTCCTCTATTCAGACTCCAGATCCTTGAGATCTTTTAGTTGGTGTTCATGGAATTCTTCCATTCTAATCAAGGCTTTTCAATTGGAtctaaagatgcagtctgggacttccgcgattaacaaaatatttatttaaacctTCCATTTTGGGATGGTGGTGTAATAGGTTGTCTAATGTGTACATGATCTACAAGTATAAACAACTATATACGTCAGCCACAAAATTACAAGTgtgaaagcaagtggttttgattaCATGGTGCCCAAACTGGCGCATTCATGATGGTACATGAATTTTCGGGGACGGCACTTGACTCGCTCCATCGTAGCGttaacgttttgagtgaggtactTATTTACAGTCTGTAATATGACATGCTCCATCGGCATTACCATCGGTTTTGAGACATAGCCTAACGGTTTTCACCGAGCGTCACATTCAGCTTCGCTGTGGAAAAGACAGCAGGTGTGGCTTATCAGAATCAAATCGTAGCAGTAGGTTCAACGTCCCAGTAGTCGCTGACTCATCCAATTATGAACTCAGCAACCCATAAACTGTGGTTTCTGAATTATCCGATCATGGATAATGAAATTAAATGATCGTATCCAGCAAAATCCACATATCCATAACGAGTCCTCGGCACTCGGCattaacacacaaaaataattagTGAAATTGGTGGGCATTTGAACTGTATTATCTGATTCCTCCTGATGAATTCCAGTTGGGTAATAAGGTGGACTGAGCAATTTTAACGATCAAAGCGTCGCACCCAAATAAATGTGGCCATACAAGAACACATTCTCACCCcccaaatatttttataatccTCAATGCGTGTTACCTTTGACGGGAAATCGAAATGGGTCTTCCGTGAGGTCTGGACAATCCACAACACAAACTTGCACGTCTGCAAAGTTGTTCTTCAGCCCTTTCTGCAACACTAACGAGCAAATAAAAAGTTACAGTAAAGCTTTTGGTTTATTACATAGCATAGCAGCATTACATCCACTTTAGCAATTCAGATAAGCaacattaattaatgtttttcaagaaatagcacaataaacattttgtgataAGTACACCTTCACATAAATCCTTCAATTCCGGGACAAACAGTTTAAACTTTTCAGTATTGCTGAGGTCTGCCATTCTGTATCCTGTAGGAATCACAAGCCTCGAGCGAATAAAGATCACTTGTTAGGTGCAAGACTATGAGGGAAGCTCAATctgacatatttttttaaacctcctaGAATCCTCGAATGCGGATTGAGAATGGGACGGAAAAAAAGAAGACGCTAGTGGTATGAAATTGAGATCTTCCCAATTAGTAACTCTTTGAAGTATATTAGTTGTCCAACAACTATTCTCTCACGTGACGTGTAACGTCTCCTCGCCTCACTTCCTGGTTGGCCGTATGAATCTAAAGCCATCCGCGTGTGCAGTCTGTTGTTATAAGCGATAACCGCTATATACGCTTGCATTGAAACGGTACCAACCAACGAtagaacaataacaacaacatggAAGAAAAGGATGAGCACTGCCGGTTAGACTCAGAAAGCGTTTATGAAGCAGAATCAGATGAACATTCATCCCAGATAGTTCTGGAGACCCCCGATCTGGTAATTGTGAAAGAAATTTCAGAATATTTCGAGGCTTCGATTAATGGTCAGAAACACATGTTGTCTCATCCTGTCACTGACCATGAGTCTTCAGCCGACAGGTAAGCACACATGGAAAGATTAAGTCGGAGTTGTGTCCTCTGCAGTGCTTCTCCATAATGTTTCAATAATGCAATGAAAGTCGCTTATCCTTGTTATAATGCATTGATTCTCTGCAGTGACTCCGCGGACAGCCTGTTCATAACTCAAGCACCAGTGTCTTTGGCCGTGAGGTCTGTGAGGAGAGATCACTCTAGCAAGACGTTAGACTCCTCATGTTCTGTAGAATCAGAGGAGGAAGCATGGGCAGAAGATGGACCTGTCCCTTCCCAAAGGAAGCAGCAAGTCTCACCTGCTGTGAAACATCCCAAGAGGAAAGCAGAGAAACCTGGACTGAAAAAGTACTCCTTTCCCTTCCTGGAGAGGGTATACAGAGGCAAAAGACTATCTAGTCGGGAAAGAGCATACAGAAACACTCACCTACCTCTACGGAAGAGTGTGACCTTTGCGGTAAGTAAGCAACTCCCCTTGACTCAAGTTACTGTCTAGCTTCTGATACTTTTAATTTGCATCATATACAGGCTTAATTTACATGCTTTCCCCACATCTAAATGTTTTTCCTCAGTCTCCCTGACATTAAATCCATCTGTTTCCAATAGAGGTCAGCAATTGGAGGATTTTTTAGATGCATCAAAACCCTGAAGAAGTTTTCTAAAGGAAAAGCAACTTTAGCCCTCGGTTTACCAAAGAGACATCTGGATGACGAAGGAGAACTCTCTCCACTGTCAGAGTAAGTTTCCTGGAAATGTTCAGTGCTCTTTAGCTAGATTTACACTATGACACAGAGTAGAACACAATCTCCCATTGAGCTTCTTTTGaatgattttgtatttttgaggTGTATAGTGATGGGTCTTTCTTTGGGCTTATAGACAGGAGAAGGAATGTGACAATAGTGATGATGACATCAGAGTGGTGGTAAGACttaaaataatcatatttaATCTACGCACTTTAGTCTTATTACGTATGTGATTTAGCATTTAATACTGTCAAACATCTCTTTTTCATATAGGACAATTGCCTTTTTACACCATTTctgaagaaaacaaatagacaacCTTGGCATAATCCATTCCCTGAAGCCAGCAAAGCCTCCTCCTTTAAGATACAGGAACTGTGCAAAGGGAAAACACATCTCCCAAGTGTAAAACAAACTCCTTTATGGGAAGACAAAACACCAAAGCAGAGCTTTTCATTGCAAAACAAGTCACAGAAAgataacatttccaaaaagaGGATTAACCCAAAATCAGGAAGTCGTGTGATGAGAGATTCATCTCATCGGAGTCACAATGAGACTGATGCAGAAGAACCTGAGATAGATGTTGCTGACAGTATAGATGGACAGGAAGAAAATGCCAACAGAGATATTTCATTGACAGACTGGGACACAGTTACAAGTATAGAACTTTTCAGTGAGGAATCTGAGGATGAAGACATAAGTAGGAAACATCTGGCCGTGGAGACACGTTCCCCTAATAATGAAGTGCAGGAAAGTGACCACCAGAACCAGACTAGAGAAAGAGAGGCGGAACCTGAATTTAGAGGTCTCCACCTCTCATTAACAGAGCAAGCCATCACAAATATTGCTGTTAGGGCCGAAGGCCAGAAGAAAAAGCAGAAGGCGAAAAAGAAGTTCAGGGGGAGCGAAAATGATCAAAGTATGGATGAGACAGTTGGTCAACCTCCCTGTCTAGAAGTTCAAAAGGATCAGGATCTAGTCAGCTCTGCGGGTACAGACGCCATACTGGGAGGACAGGCTTCTGAGATCAGCCAGGATAATATCAGCCATTCTGTGTCAGGTGAAGTGATTATGCCacagaaaaagaagagaaacaAGGAGAGTAGGAGGGAGTCACACCGTAATGATGAAGAAATGGTCACAAGACAGGACCAAAATGCCAAGCTATTATCCCGTGGTGAAGGGGCAGCAATAGTTCTGAGGGATgacaaacaactgaagaaaaaaaagaaaaagaaaaaggataaGAATTCCATAGCACATGACACATCTGAAAATGAACACTTAGATAAACTGAATTCAGAGTCACACGTAGACGAGGCTATAGGAATCCAAAAAGAAAGACACTTTTCAGTCCCCCCAATATATGATGAGACAAACCTACAGGTAAATACTGAGATATGCCAGAAAACAATTGAGAGTTCTATAGTCCAATATGCTGAATTAATAGACCAGAAGAAGCATAAAACTATTTCAGACATGGAGGGTTCTTTGGCGCAAATTAATAGTGCAGTTTCTCTTCTAAAAATTAAAAAGCgtaaaaaggaaagaaattctTTCTGCAGTAATGAGACTGCAGGAAATTATTCCGAAATGACACCTCTTAGTGCAAGCATTTTATATCCATTTGATGAAATCAGTGAACTGAAGAAAATGCGCAAACATGAGGAAAACCAGAATTTGCACACACCAAAACAGAAGACTGAGAGGTCTGAAGACATGATTAcaaggaagaagaagaagaagaagaagaagaagaagaggaaataTTCCCTTGACAATGACACCGTAGTTGTACTTCAAGAGGATAAAACTGAACAACACCATGACACTCTCCAAAGTGCTGTGTCTGACACCACTGACACATTTCCacaaagaaagaagaaaagtgAGGATAAGGATTTAACAATACCTCTGAACGCAACAGAGAACAATCAAAAGGACCACACTCCATCTCAGAGTTTAGTATCTGAAACTGATGAGATCACAAGCCCAAGGAAAAgtaagacaaaaagagagagatctAAAAACAATTGTCCCATCAACCACGTGGATACAGCAGCTCCCCTGGACAAAGAGAGTATTGTCctggaggagtgggaggaaTCTGTATTGACGCCAGTTGACATTGTATCTCAGAGAAAATCAAAGAAAAAGTCTGGCACCCATGTCCAACCTGGGGATAGACTAAATCATGGTGTAGCTCAACTACCCCAGAGGAACAAAAATCCTGCTCAAAATCCTAGCCTGGAAGGAAAGACTGACAACTTGGATGTAATGGAAGTGAGACTGGACGAGGCAAGTGCCGTTATATCCTCCAATAGCAAGAAGAGAAAGACGAAGAGGAAAACCTCTGATGAAGCATATCCAGATAATAATAGCTCTGCAATGTTAACTGAAGCGATTTAGGGTTCTGTGACCCAGTGCAATGAAACCAGTCAGTTGGCAAAAAGAATATATGGAAAGGAAACTAAAAAGAAGTCAGTGGCCCTgctggacacagagagaggacaAGCCGGGGAGATAATGTTTGAGCAAGTGATGTCAGACTGTTTGCCTTTACCACAGAATAATCCTGATCCTGGATCAATCTCTTATCAACTGGTTTCAAAAGCAAAGAAAACGAAGAAACTGCATAATGCAAAACAGGATTTCTTCACAACAGTGGAATAAAATATAAACCTAGCTTTTTTTTATGTGAGGTTATACACCACCTGGCAGCTGTTTGTCCATTGTTTAAAGACATGTATGAAACTTCACAGGGAATGATCAAGTTTATAAGGCACTTTTTATTTCTCCAAAATATTTGGATGGCTAAACATCTTAATTATTTAtatcagggctgcccaaccctgttcctggagatatACTGTCCTACTGATCTACTGTCTCTTCAGCCCTGTTTGTGACTAACCTGGTTAAGCCTTTATCCAgctaattagaatcaggtgtgctaaattagagttgaagagagaacctacaggacagtacatctccaggaacagggttgtagaTCTCCAGGACAGCCCTGATCTATATTCACCAATACATAGGGGACGAATTACAAAGATCCTAAATGGAATTCTTATGATTTTTCATAAATCTCAGGGCCCAATAtccatatattatttattttatttaaacaatgagAAACCAGAAAGCTCAGTATTGGGTACTGAAATTCTTTACCGTTTTGTTGTCTGCTTGTTAATCCACTTGATTTATGGGCCAACCTAAAATTATGGTAATGTAAGAGCAGGCTAAATGTAGTTACGCTTTTGCTCAGTTTTCTTGTGTAATGTAAAAGATCTAACCACTATTCTCGCGAGGCCATACTAGGCTACCCTTGCCAATCGATTATTCTGTAGAGCAACGACTATTTTCATTTGATTAATATGCATGCACATATATATCTGCATATATTTAGATGATCAGTAAACGTGTTCAGAGTTATGTACcgcatattttgtatttaatataGATTATTTTTATCCTACCCTGCCACCTAGTGTTCATTTTAAGATCAAGTAGCCTTCCATACTGCTTCAAATCGTTGTTATTACAGTCGctcttgatgttttttttaggcCAACCGCATTTCTTTTGTACTGCCACATTAATGAGTAACTAATCTTAACATTTggttacatttgtttattgttCTGTTAATAACTTGAGTTTCATAAAACATGACGAATGTCATTCCCTTCAGAACATTTACGTAAAAATGTTGTGCTAGATGTCAAGTCAAAACCAACTCCCTTAACTTAGGATGGAAAATATATCGCTATTGCAAGAGAAAGGGGTATTATATAGTTCGTTGTCATTATTAAGATTGCGTGTGAACAGGCTTTATTTGGTAAAATCCTTATCCCAACCAATCCATATCAATCCATAACCTTTGTCGATGGATAGGCGGCTATTGTGGGAGGATCTCAACCCTCTCAAGTAATGTACAACACGACACAGTTATGTTGGATGAGTCGTCACAATAGTCCAGCGGCGACATTATGTAAGTGTGCAACCCGAACAGCAGTCATTTAAGAAACGTCAACAGTGTTTTTATAGCCCTTGCAACTTTCCGCGGCTGCTTTCCGAGTCCTCAAACTCGCGCTTTCTGAGGCCTTTTATCAACTCTTGAATATTCCAGCACTCACCACCACTATGACTTCAATTAGCAATGTCTCTTGTTTTAACGAGGCCAGAAGAGTTGCTATTTTTGGAGGCACACACGGAAATGAAATGTCAGGCATAACGCTTGTAAATCTATGGATAAAGAATGGGAAAGAGATCCAAAGAAAGGGAGTTGAGACGAAACCCTTTATAACGAACCCAAGAGCCGTGGAGAAATGCACTAGATATGTGGACACAGATCTGAATCGAGCGTTCACGACAGAGAATCTCAGGTAAATTGCAGGGACCTTTGACTCGTATTAATCTGTCTCTACCATGTTATTTAGTTTCTAATATTAAGtcatgtatataatatatacactgaacgaCATTGTCCAGAGACAAATATGGAAATGCAATATAGGTGTAGGATACTTGTGTTGTCGCGGCATAGGAATTCGTGTTTTGTTAAGCAGTTTACACAATCCCTTATTTTAGAAATACTTAAGTTTTTATTGTTACTGTACACAAAGACAGATGATTTTCAGCCAGCCTCTGGGCAAAACGTGAGCAGAACGTGACTGAATTCCAAATGAGCTTGGAGTTTTTTCAAGTGCATGACCGTGGAAGAATTGGACTGACAGACGTTAATATTTCATAATACTGTACAGCTCAACTCAATTTTAGCCTACTTGTGAATGATGTATAATTGTTTTGCTTCTACATTAGCATTAATTGCTAATTCTTAATTGAAAAatatggcaacaaaaataatgtatatggAGGTAAAGCAAGCACCACATATCTAGAATTCGTCATACAAGTTTGTTGTTGATCCATCTGTTTGGTTTGCTAAGAAGATTACCTCCTTGAAGACATTCTTATTATAGCGTTTCTATTTATATCAGACCTATGCACAGAGCTTATTCCTAAATTAGATGCTGGTAGTCATTCCTCTACTTATTTCTTTGGTTTTATACTGCCTTTCACAAACTCTCTTCCCATTAGACATTTTCATAATCTGGCATTTTGTCTTGCGTAGTCTACTAAGGGTGAATAAATTCATATTACCAGACCTACATGTCTCCATTGTGCTTCATGATGGTCCTGACTATCCGGACATTGCTAGATATGCAGTCAAAAGGGGAGTTGGGCATtggggggagaaagagacaaaaatgtgaaacacaGCTGCACAGGTGCCATTATGCTGTTGGTGCAGCTTGGAGAACATGCTGGTTCAGCATGTGAGCATTTGTTGTTTTGGAATTGTTAAAAAAttgcccctccaagaactgccaccttaacgtggtggaggggtttgagtacccgagtgaccctaggagctatgttgtctggggctatatgcccctggtagggtctcccagggcaaacaggtcttaggcgacgggtcagactaagagcggttcaaaccccccttaatgaagaacaacattatgagtaccgtgacgtcgcccggtatggcgcagccggggccccaccctggagccaggcccggggttggggctcgtatgcgagcgcctggtggccgggccttcccccatggggcccggccgggctcagcccgaacgggtgacgtggggccgccctcccgtgggctcaccactcacaggagggaccataaggggccggtgcgaagaggatcgggcggcagtcgaaggcaggggcctagacaacccgatctctggacacagaaactagctctagggacgtggaatgtcacctcgctggcggggaaggagcctgagctagtgcgtgaggttgagaggttccgattagaggtagtcgggatcacctctacgcacggcttgggctctggaaccacactccttgagagaggatggactcttcaccactctggagttgcccatggtgagaggcggcgggctggtgtgggtttgcttatagctccccagctctgccgccatgtgttggagtttaccccggtgaacgagagggtcgtttccctgcgcctacgggtcggggataggtctctcactgttgtttgtgcctacgggccgaacggcagtgcagagtacccgaccttcttggagtctctgggaggggtgctggaaagtgctccgactggggactctattgttctactgggggacttcaacgcccacgtgggcagcgacagtgacacctggaggggcgtgattgggaggaacggcccccctgatctgaacccgagtggtgttcagttattggacttctgtgctagtcacagtttgtccataacgaacaccatgttcaagcataagggtgtccatcagtgcacgtggcaccaggacaccctaggccgcaggtcgatgatcgactttgttgtcgtctcatctgacctgcggccgtatgtcttggacactcgggtgaagagaggggcggagctgtcaactgatcaccacctggtggtgagttggatccgatggcgggggagaaagctggacagactcggcaggcccaagcgaactgtaagggtctgctgggaacgtctggccgagtctcctgtcagagagatctttaactcccacctccggcagagcttcgactggatcccgagggaggttggagatattgagtccgagtggaccatgttctccaccgccattgtcgaagcggccgctcggagctgtggccgtaaggtctccggtgcctgtcgaggcggcaatccccgaacccggtggtggacaccggaagtaagggatgccgtcaagctgaagaaggagtcctatcaggcctggttggcttgtgggactcctgacgcagctgacgggtaccgacaggccaagcgggctgcagcccgggtggttgtggaggcaaaaactcgggcctgggaggagttcggtgaggccatggagaaggactatcggctggcctcgaagagattctggcaaaccatccggcgcctcaggagagggaaacagtgccctaccaacgctgtttacagtagaggtgggcagctgttgacctcaactgaggatgtcgtcgggcggtggaaggaatacttcgaggatctcctcaatcccgctgtcacttcttccattgaggaagcagaggatgagggctcagaggtggactcgtccatcacccgggctgaagtcactgaggtagtcaagaaactcctcggtggcaaggcaccgggggtggatgagatccgccctgagtacctcaagtctctggatgttgtggggctgtcttggttgacacgcctgtgcaacatcgcgtggcggtcggggacagtgcctctgggatggcagaccggggtggtggtccctctttttaagaagggggaccggagggtgtgttccaactatagggggatcacacttctcagcctccccgggaaagtctatgccagggtactggagaggagaatacggccgatagtagaacctcggattcaggaggaacagtgtggttttcgtccgggccgtggaacactggaccagctctataccctctacggggtgttggagggttcatgggagtttgcccaaccaatccacatgtgttttgtggatttggagaaggcattcgactgtgtccctcgcggcatcttgtggagggtgcttggggaatatggggtcctgggtcctttgctaagggctgtcaggtccctgtacaaccgaagcaggagcttggtccgcattgccggcagtaagtcagacttgttcccagtgcatgttggactccggcagggctgccctttgtcaccggttctgttcgtaatttttatggacagaatttctaggcgcagccaggggccggagggtgtcaggtttggggaccacacaatttcgtctctgctttttgcagatgatgttgtcgtgttggccccttctaaccaggaccttcagcatgcgctgggacggtttgcagccgagtgtgaagcggtggggatgaaaatcagtacctccaaatccgaggccatggtcctcagtcggaaaagggtggcttgcccgcttcaggttggtggagagtgcctgcctcaagtggaggagtttaagtatctaggggtcttgttcacgagtgagggaaggatggaacgggagattgacagacggatcggtgcagcttctgcagtaatgcagtcgatgtatcggtctgtcgtggtgaagaaagagctgagccgcaaggcgaagctctcgatttaccagtcaatctacgttcctactctcacctatggtcatgagctttgggtcatgaccgaaaggacaagatcccggatacaggcggccgaaatgagctttctccgcagggtggccgggcgatcccttagagatagggtgagaagctcggtcacccgggaggagctcagagtagagcccctgctcctccacatcgagaggggtcagctgaggtggcttgggcatctttttcggatgcctccggaacgccttcctgggaaggtgttccggtcccgtcccaccgggaggagaccccggggaagacctaggactcgctggagggactatgtctcccggctggcctgggaacgcctcggtgtccccccggaagagctagaggaagtgtctggggagagggaagtctgggcatccctgcttagactgctgcccccgcgacccggccccggataagcggaagaagatggtatggtatggaatTGTTAAAAAAGGCAAAAGAGGAAAGACACATTTCAGCTCTCCAACGGTGTTGTGTATCAGTAGCCGGGAGAGGTTGCATGCAGCAAACTAAGAATCGTTTAAGATTGGCTTCGTTATTATAGTTGAAAATCTTAAAAAACGTTGTACTTAGAATTGCAAGGTTGTGTGACTATGGTTCTTAGAAATTGGCTGCGTTTGAGGGTGAATAAATACTGTGTAATTTTGTTCTtcaaaaatgtgaatgtgttcCTTCACAAGAGGACCTTACTTTGCCAAGCATTATTGGAACTTaagttcaaatgtgttttgatgAGAGGAAAGGTTCACTTTTTTGGCTATGCacaccattgtcaagtttgGCTATAAAAGGGTGCTGGATAGAAGAAAAACACctgatatactgtacacagtAAAATATGCTAGTGCGTCATTGATGCTTTGGCG
This genomic window from Esox lucius isolate fEsoLuc1 chromosome 7, fEsoLuc1.pri, whole genome shotgun sequence contains:
- the pho gene encoding phoenix → MEEKDEHCRLDSESVYEAESDEHSSQIVLETPDLVIVKEISEYFEASINGQKHMLSHPVTDHESSADSDSADSLFITQAPVSLAVRSVRRDHSSKTLDSSCSVESEEEAWAEDGPVPSQRKQQVSPAVKHPKRKAEKPGLKKYSFPFLERVYRGKRLSSRERAYRNTHLPLRKSVTFARSAIGGFFRCIKTLKKFSKGKATLALGLPKRHLDDEGELSPLSEQEKECDNSDDDIRVVDNCLFTPFLKKTNRQPWHNPFPEASKASSFKIQELCKGKTHLPSVKQTPLWEDKTPKQSFSLQNKSQKDNISKKRINPKSGSRVMRDSSHRSHNETDAEEPEIDVADSIDGQEENANRDISLTDWDTVTSIELFSEESEDEDISRKHLAVETRSPNNEVQESDHQNQTREREAEPEFRGLHLSLTEQAITNIAVRAEGQKKKQKAKKKFRGSENDQSMDETVGQPPCLEVQKDQDLVSSAGTDAILGGQASEISQDNISHSVSGEVIMPQKKKRNKESRRESHRNDEEMVTRQDQNAKLLSRGEGAAIVLRDDKQLKKKKKKKKDKNSIAHDTSENEHLDKLNSESHVDEAIGIQKERHFSVPPIYDETNLQVNTEICQKTIESSIVQYAELIDQKKHKTISDMEGSLAQINSAVSLLKIKKRKKERNSFCSNETAGNYSEMTPLSASILYPFDEISELKKMRKHEENQNLHTPKQKTERSEDMITRKKKKKKKKKKRKYSLDNDTVVVLQEDKTEQHHDTLQSAVSDTTDTFPQRKKKSEDKDLTIPLNATENNQKDHTPSQSLVSETDEITSPRKSKTKRERSKNNCPINHVDTAAPLDKESIVLEEWEESVLTPVDIVSQRKSKKKSGTHVQPGDRLNHGVAQLPQRNKNPAQNPSLEGKTDNLDVMEVRLDEASAVISSNSKKRKTKRKTSDEAYPDNNSSAMLTEAI